One segment of Streptomyces roseifaciens DNA contains the following:
- a CDS encoding MarR family winged helix-turn-helix transcriptional regulator — protein sequence MPTPSDMTTDLAPGVLDALQHQVAVFARRAEQTRLGGVGQVRNSMDRAAYLLLNRLDQEGPMGVKALAAGMGIDSSTVTRQVAPLVDTGLVKRTSHPEDGRAVVLQLSPRGKARLEEVRASRRALMALVTDGWSEDERDAFCTLLTRFNTALSEVHNALPPVTPTA from the coding sequence ATGCCCACCCCTTCGGACATGACGACCGACCTCGCCCCAGGTGTCCTCGACGCGCTCCAGCACCAGGTGGCCGTCTTCGCACGCCGCGCCGAACAGACGCGGCTCGGCGGCGTGGGCCAGGTCCGCAACTCGATGGACCGCGCCGCTTATCTGCTGCTCAACCGCCTCGACCAGGAAGGTCCGATGGGCGTGAAGGCGCTCGCCGCCGGCATGGGCATCGACTCCTCGACCGTCACCCGCCAGGTGGCGCCGCTGGTCGACACCGGCCTGGTCAAGCGCACCTCGCACCCCGAGGACGGCCGTGCCGTCGTCCTCCAGCTCTCCCCGCGCGGCAAGGCCCGCCTGGAGGAGGTGCGGGCCTCGCGGCGCGCGCTGATGGCGCTGGTGACGGACGGCTGGAGCGAGGACGAGCGGGACGCGTTCTGCACCCTGCTGACCCGCTTCAACACGGCCCTCTCCGAGGTGCACAACGCACTGCCGCCGGTGACGCCGACGGCCTGA
- a CDS encoding cystathionine gamma-synthase → MSDQHAFETLAIHAGQEPDPLTGAVVPPIYQVSTYKQDGVGGLRGGYEYSRSANPTRTALEENLAALEGGVRGLAFASGLAAEDTLLRTLLAPGDHVVIPNDAYGGTFRLFAKVISRWGVEWSVADTSDPAAVRAALRPTTKVIWVETPSNPLLGISDIAALAEVAHSAGIRLVIDNTFASPYLQQPLALGADVVVHSTTKYMGGHSDVVGGALVTADAALAEELAYHQNAMGAVAGPFDSWLTLRGIKTLAVRMDRHSANAERVAELLVSHPKVTQVYYPGLPEHPLHEVAAKQMKAFGGMVSFRVEGGQEAAVEICNRTEVFTLGESLGGVESLIEHPGLMTHASTAGSQLEVPADLVRLSVGIESVDDLLADLTQALG, encoded by the coding sequence ATGAGCGATCAGCATGCATTCGAGACCCTCGCCATTCACGCCGGGCAGGAGCCGGACCCGCTGACCGGGGCTGTCGTGCCGCCGATCTACCAGGTGTCCACGTACAAGCAGGACGGCGTCGGCGGCCTGCGCGGCGGTTACGAGTACAGCCGCAGCGCCAATCCCACCCGTACCGCTCTGGAGGAGAACCTGGCGGCGCTGGAGGGCGGTGTCCGCGGCCTCGCCTTCGCCTCCGGCCTGGCCGCCGAGGACACCCTGCTGCGTACGCTGCTGGCGCCCGGTGACCACGTGGTCATCCCGAACGACGCCTACGGCGGCACGTTCCGCCTCTTCGCCAAGGTGATCAGCCGCTGGGGCGTGGAGTGGTCGGTCGCCGACACCTCCGACCCGGCCGCCGTGCGCGCCGCCCTGCGGCCCACGACCAAGGTCATCTGGGTCGAGACCCCGTCGAACCCGCTGCTGGGCATCAGCGACATCGCCGCCCTCGCCGAGGTCGCGCACTCGGCCGGCATCCGCCTGGTCATCGACAACACCTTCGCCAGCCCCTACCTGCAGCAGCCGCTGGCGCTCGGCGCGGACGTCGTCGTGCACTCCACCACCAAGTACATGGGCGGTCACTCCGACGTCGTGGGCGGTGCGCTGGTCACCGCCGACGCGGCCCTGGCCGAGGAGCTGGCCTACCACCAGAACGCGATGGGCGCCGTCGCCGGCCCCTTCGACTCCTGGCTGACGCTGCGCGGCATCAAGACCCTGGCCGTGCGCATGGACCGGCACAGCGCCAACGCCGAGCGCGTGGCCGAGCTGCTCGTCTCCCACCCCAAGGTCACCCAGGTCTACTACCCGGGCCTGCCCGAGCACCCGCTGCACGAGGTCGCCGCCAAGCAGATGAAGGCCTTCGGCGGCATGGTGTCCTTCCGCGTCGAGGGCGGCCAGGAAGCGGCCGTGGAGATCTGCAACCGCACCGAGGTGTTCACCCTCGGCGAGTCCCTCGGCGGAGTGGAGTCGCTGATCGAGCACCCGGGCCTGATGACGCACGCGTCGACCGCCGGCTCGCAGCTGGAGGTCCCCGCGGACCTGGTGCGCCTGTCGGTGGGCATCGAGTCCGTCGACGACCTGCTCGCCGACCTCACGCAGGCGCTGGGCTGA
- the msrA gene encoding peptide-methionine (S)-S-oxide reductase MsrA, whose product MLFPTREPRLPTPEEALKGRPEPEFPLQERHTVLGTPLGGPYPAGLEVADFALGCFWGAERKFWQTEGVWTTLVGYQGGHTPNPAYEEVCSGLTGHTEVVRVVFDPAVVPYAALLKLFWESHNPTQGFRQGNDRGTQYRSAIHTHSPAQQTAAESSRESYQQVLRGSGYGDITTEILPAGPFWYAEAYHQQYLDKNPAGYCGIGGTGVSCPTGITPGGS is encoded by the coding sequence ATGCTCTTCCCCACCCGAGAACCCCGCCTCCCCACCCCCGAGGAGGCCCTCAAGGGCCGCCCGGAGCCGGAATTCCCCCTCCAGGAACGCCACACGGTCCTGGGCACGCCCCTGGGCGGCCCCTACCCGGCGGGCCTGGAGGTGGCGGACTTCGCCCTGGGCTGCTTCTGGGGCGCGGAGCGCAAGTTCTGGCAGACGGAAGGCGTCTGGACCACCCTCGTCGGCTACCAGGGCGGCCACACCCCGAACCCCGCGTACGAAGAGGTCTGCAGCGGCCTGACCGGCCACACGGAGGTCGTCCGCGTGGTCTTCGACCCGGCGGTCGTCCCCTACGCCGCCCTCCTGAAGCTCTTCTGGGAATCCCACAACCCCACCCAGGGCTTCCGCCAGGGCAACGACCGCGGCACCCAGTACCGCTCGGCGATCCACACCCACTCCCCTGCCCAGCAGACAGCAGCGGAATCGTCCCGCGAGTCCTACCAACAGGTCCTGCGCGGCTCGGGCTACGGCGACATCACCACGGAAATCCTCCCGGCGGGCCCGTTCTGGTACGCGGAGGCGTATCACCAGCAGTACTTGGACAAGAACCCGGCGGGTTATTGCGGAATCGGCGGCACGGGCGTCTCGTGCCCGACGGGAATCACGCCCGGAGGGAGCTGA
- the greA gene encoding transcription elongation factor GreA, which translates to MTQTSDNVTWLTQEAYDQLKAELEYLSGPARTEIAGKIAAAREEGDLRENGGYHAAKEEQGKQELRVRQLTQLLESAKVGEAPAATGVVAPGMVVTIAFDGDPDDTLDFLLASREYASSDIETYSPQSPLGSGVNGKKIGEDAQYELPNGKKAMVRILEAKPYTG; encoded by the coding sequence GTGACCCAGACCAGCGACAACGTCACCTGGCTGACTCAGGAGGCGTACGACCAGCTCAAGGCCGAGCTGGAGTACCTGTCTGGTCCCGCTCGCACCGAGATCGCCGGCAAGATCGCGGCGGCCCGCGAGGAGGGTGACCTGCGAGAGAACGGCGGGTACCACGCGGCCAAGGAGGAGCAGGGCAAGCAGGAGCTCCGCGTGCGCCAGCTCACCCAGCTGCTGGAGAGCGCGAAGGTCGGCGAGGCCCCGGCGGCCACCGGCGTCGTCGCGCCCGGCATGGTCGTGACCATCGCCTTCGACGGCGACCCGGACGACACCCTGGACTTCCTCCTCGCCTCCCGCGAGTACGCCAGCTCGGACATCGAGACGTATTCGCCGCAGTCCCCGCTGGGCTCCGGCGTCAACGGCAAGAAGATCGGCGAGGACGCCCAGTACGAGCTGCCGAACGGCAAGAAGGCCATGGTGCGCATCCTGGAGGCCAAGCCGTACACCGGCTGA
- the ilvA gene encoding threonine ammonia-lyase: MAARAADGTDAADRDVPDAPDGVRPPAEPPRAVTLDDVLGARKILSGVVRTTPLEGSRHLSGLIGAPVHLKCENLQRTGSFKVRGAYTRIAGLSGEERAAGVVAASAGNHAQGVALAAALLGVRATVFMPVSAPLPKVAATRSYGAGVRLHGQGLDEALSAARQHAHRTGAVLVHPFDHPDVVAGQGTVGLEILQQCPEVRTIVVAMGGGGLAAGTAVAVKALRPDVRIVGVQAAGAAAYPPSLAAGRPVTVAEPVTMADGILVGRPGAVPFALVRELVDEVRTVSEDALAAALLLCLERAKMVVEPAGAAPVAALLADPDSFEGPLVAVLSGGNVDPLLLQRVLRHGMAAAGRYLSLHLRLTDRPGALAALLEVLSAADANVLDVGHVRTDPRLGLTEAEVELHLETKGPGHCAAVREALRAAGYRMTA, from the coding sequence ATGGCCGCACGCGCAGCGGACGGAACGGATGCGGCGGACAGGGACGTACCGGATGCGCCGGACGGGGTCCGTCCACCGGCGGAGCCCCCTCGCGCGGTCACCCTCGACGACGTCCTCGGCGCCCGGAAGATCCTCTCGGGGGTCGTCCGCACCACGCCCCTGGAGGGCAGCCGCCACCTCTCCGGCCTGATCGGCGCGCCCGTCCACCTCAAGTGCGAGAACCTCCAGCGGACCGGCTCCTTCAAGGTCCGCGGCGCGTATACCCGGATCGCGGGGCTGTCGGGGGAGGAGCGCGCGGCGGGGGTCGTGGCCGCCAGCGCGGGCAACCATGCGCAGGGCGTGGCCCTGGCGGCCGCGCTCCTGGGCGTGCGCGCCACGGTGTTCATGCCGGTGAGCGCGCCCCTGCCGAAGGTCGCCGCGACCCGCTCGTACGGCGCCGGGGTGCGGCTGCACGGGCAGGGGCTGGACGAGGCGCTGAGCGCCGCCCGGCAGCACGCGCACCGGACCGGCGCCGTCCTCGTCCACCCCTTCGACCACCCGGACGTCGTCGCAGGTCAGGGCACGGTGGGCCTGGAGATCCTGCAGCAGTGCCCCGAGGTGCGCACCATCGTGGTGGCCATGGGCGGCGGCGGGCTCGCGGCGGGCACCGCGGTGGCGGTCAAGGCGCTGCGGCCGGACGTGCGGATCGTGGGCGTGCAGGCGGCCGGCGCCGCCGCGTACCCTCCGTCGCTGGCCGCCGGGCGCCCCGTGACGGTCGCGGAGCCCGTGACGATGGCCGACGGCATCCTGGTGGGCCGCCCGGGCGCGGTGCCCTTCGCGCTGGTCCGGGAGCTGGTGGACGAGGTACGGACGGTCTCCGAGGACGCGCTCGCCGCGGCGCTGCTGCTCTGCCTGGAGCGGGCCAAGATGGTCGTGGAGCCGGCCGGGGCCGCGCCGGTGGCGGCACTGCTCGCGGACCCCGACTCGTTCGAGGGACCACTCGTCGCCGTGTTGTCGGGCGGCAACGTCGACCCGCTGCTGCTGCAGCGCGTCCTGCGGCACGGCATGGCGGCCGCCGGCCGCTATCTGAGCCTCCACCTGCGGCTGACCGACCGGCCCGGGGCGCTCGCGGCCCTCCTGGAGGTGCTCTCCGCGGCCGACGCGAACGTCCTGGACGTCGGCCACGTCCGCACCGACCCGCGGCTCGGCCTGACCGAGGCGGAGGTGGAGCTGCACCTGGAGACCAAGGGGCCCGGGCACTGCGCCGCGGTACGGGAAGCCCTGCGGGCGGCGGGGTACCGGATGACGGCCTGA
- a CDS encoding DUF1330 domain-containing protein, with the protein MTAYALGSFRDIAPHAAGGTHRDILEYIERIQATLDPFGGRFLVHGAEVHVAEGTWPGNMVLIAFPDLAEARAWYASPAYQALIPLRAEHVEGAIIFADGVAPGYDPSALAAKLRGPEDGTPGA; encoded by the coding sequence ATGACCGCGTACGCCCTGGGCAGCTTCCGCGACATAGCCCCGCACGCCGCCGGCGGCACCCACCGCGACATCCTCGAGTACATCGAACGCATCCAGGCCACCCTCGACCCGTTCGGCGGCCGCTTCCTCGTCCACGGCGCGGAGGTCCACGTCGCGGAGGGCACCTGGCCCGGCAACATGGTCCTGATCGCCTTCCCGGACCTCGCGGAAGCCCGCGCCTGGTACGCGTCACCCGCCTACCAGGCCCTGATCCCCCTGCGCGCGGAACACGTGGAGGGCGCGATCATCTTCGCCGACGGCGTCGCCCCGGGCTACGACCCGTCGGCCCTGGCGGCGAAGCTGCGGGGACCGGAGGACGGCACGCCGGGGGCATGA
- a CDS encoding ATP-binding cassette domain-containing protein, which produces MPGAIYAEGLVKTFGDVRALDGVDLDVPEGTVLGLLGPNGAGKTTAVRVLTTLLKPDRGSAFVAGIDVLKKPDAVRRSIGLSGQFAAVDEYLTGRENLRMVGQLYQMSARDAKARAGELLERFDLAEAADRIAKTYSGGMRRRLDLAAALVVSPPVMFMDEPTTGLDPRNRQGLWEVIQELVAGGTTLLLTTQYLEEADHLAHDICVVDHGKVIARGTSDQLKARTGGERVEVVVRNPEHIATTDEVLRGFGKGASSIEKHTRKVTVPVSGGAKLLAEVIRELDARGIDIDDIALRRPTLDDVFISLTGHAAETDAAGNGEAGNGEAGNGDGGAAGSAGPPGSAGAAGDAGAQQEVRP; this is translated from the coding sequence ATGCCAGGCGCCATCTATGCCGAAGGCCTGGTGAAGACCTTCGGCGACGTCAGGGCTCTGGACGGGGTCGATCTCGATGTGCCGGAAGGAACCGTTCTGGGGCTGCTCGGCCCCAACGGCGCCGGCAAGACCACCGCCGTACGCGTCCTGACCACTCTGCTCAAGCCCGACCGCGGTTCGGCCTTCGTGGCCGGCATCGACGTCCTCAAGAAGCCCGACGCGGTCCGCCGCTCCATCGGGCTGTCCGGCCAGTTCGCCGCCGTCGACGAATATCTGACGGGCCGTGAGAACCTGCGCATGGTCGGCCAGCTCTACCAGATGAGCGCCCGCGACGCGAAGGCCCGTGCGGGGGAGCTGCTGGAGCGCTTCGACCTCGCGGAGGCCGCGGACCGCATCGCCAAGACCTACTCGGGAGGCATGCGCCGCCGCCTCGACCTCGCCGCGGCCCTCGTCGTCAGCCCGCCCGTGATGTTCATGGACGAGCCCACCACCGGCCTGGACCCGCGCAACCGGCAGGGCCTGTGGGAGGTCATCCAGGAACTGGTGGCCGGCGGCACCACCCTCCTGCTCACCACCCAGTACCTGGAGGAGGCCGACCACCTCGCGCACGACATCTGCGTGGTCGACCACGGCAAGGTCATCGCACGCGGCACCTCCGACCAGCTCAAGGCCCGTACCGGCGGCGAGCGCGTCGAGGTCGTCGTGCGCAACCCCGAGCACATCGCCACCACCGACGAGGTCCTGCGCGGCTTCGGCAAGGGCGCGTCCTCGATCGAGAAGCACACCCGCAAGGTCACCGTGCCGGTCTCCGGCGGAGCGAAGCTGCTCGCCGAGGTCATCAGAGAGCTCGACGCCCGCGGGATCGACATCGACGACATCGCCCTGCGCCGCCCGACGCTGGACGACGTCTTCATCTCGCTCACCGGCCACGCCGCGGAGACGGACGCCGCGGGGAACGGCGAGGCGGGCAACGGCGAGGCAGGGAACGGCGACGGCGGGGCCGCCGGTTCCGCCGGGCCCCCCGGTTCCGCCGGAGCGGCCGGGGACGCCGGAGCGCAGCAGGAGGTCAGGCCATGA
- a CDS encoding AraC family transcriptional regulator produces MSSDGQPASHLVAPPGAAVAVGSFPLDGSEWFGRHQHAAHQLAWAPHGVLAVRASGRTWVLPSTVALWIPAGVPHATGATSSALLRSLYFWPDRCPLTWDEPQVVPVSGLLRELIDYLAQDPEVLGPEARHRAEDVVLDLLHPVSVTTVRAPMPADPRARRVAEALRADPSDGRSLAQWGEAVGASARTLARAFVSGTGMTYGQWRTQLRLQAAMPMLAAGSTVSAVARRVGYGSPSAFVAAFRRGVGVPPGAYFAPAEPRP; encoded by the coding sequence ATGTCGTCAGACGGACAACCCGCTTCCCATCTGGTGGCTCCCCCCGGCGCCGCCGTCGCCGTCGGCAGCTTCCCCCTCGACGGCAGCGAGTGGTTCGGCCGCCATCAGCACGCCGCGCACCAGCTGGCGTGGGCGCCTCACGGCGTCCTGGCCGTGCGCGCCTCCGGCCGTACGTGGGTGCTGCCGTCCACCGTCGCCCTCTGGATACCGGCGGGCGTCCCGCACGCCACCGGCGCGACCTCGTCCGCGCTCCTGCGCAGCCTCTACTTCTGGCCGGACCGCTGCCCGCTGACCTGGGACGAGCCCCAAGTCGTCCCCGTCTCCGGCCTCTTGCGCGAGCTGATCGACTACTTGGCGCAGGATCCGGAGGTCCTCGGCCCGGAGGCCCGCCACCGCGCGGAGGACGTCGTTCTCGACCTCCTGCACCCGGTGTCCGTCACGACCGTGCGCGCCCCGATGCCCGCCGACCCCCGCGCCCGCCGCGTCGCGGAGGCCCTGCGGGCGGATCCTTCCGACGGCCGGTCGCTGGCGCAGTGGGGCGAGGCCGTGGGCGCGAGCGCGCGGACGCTCGCCCGCGCCTTCGTCTCCGGTACGGGCATGACCTACGGGCAGTGGCGCACGCAGCTGCGCCTGCAGGCGGCGATGCCGATGCTGGCGGCGGGTTCGACGGTCTCGGCCGTGGCGCGGCGCGTCGGCTACGGGTCGCCGAGCGCCTTCGTGGCGGCGTTCCGGCGGGGTGTGGGGGTGCCGCCGGGCGCCTATTTCGCGCCTGCGGAACCCCGCCCGTGA
- the mca gene encoding mycothiol conjugate amidase Mca, translating to MTEQLRLMAVHAHPDDESSKGAATMAKYVSEGVDVLVATCTGGERGSILNPKLQGDPYIEEHIHEVRAKEMAEARDILGVKQEWLGFVDSGLPEGDPLPPLPEGCFALQDVDEAAGRLVKLIREFRPHVVTTYDENGGYPHPDHIMTHKISMVAFEAAGDPGRYPEAGEPWQPQKLYYNQGFNRQRTQALHDALLERGMESPYGEWLERWHTMGRERHLTTFVPCGDFFEIRDKALIAHATQIDPDGGWFRVPLDLQREVWPTEEYELAKSLVGTSLPEDDLFAGIRNN from the coding sequence TTGACTGAGCAGCTGCGACTGATGGCCGTGCACGCCCACCCCGACGACGAGTCGAGCAAGGGCGCGGCCACGATGGCCAAGTACGTGTCCGAGGGGGTGGACGTGCTGGTGGCCACCTGCACGGGCGGCGAGCGCGGCTCCATCCTCAACCCCAAGCTCCAGGGCGACCCGTACATCGAGGAGCACATCCACGAGGTCCGCGCCAAGGAGATGGCCGAGGCGCGCGACATCCTCGGCGTCAAGCAGGAGTGGCTGGGCTTCGTCGACTCCGGCCTGCCGGAGGGCGACCCGCTGCCGCCGCTGCCCGAGGGCTGCTTCGCCCTCCAGGACGTGGACGAGGCGGCCGGGCGACTGGTGAAGCTCATCCGCGAGTTCCGTCCGCACGTCGTCACCACGTACGACGAGAACGGCGGCTACCCGCACCCCGACCACATCATGACCCACAAGATCTCGATGGTGGCCTTCGAGGCGGCCGGCGACCCCGGCCGCTACCCCGAGGCCGGCGAGCCCTGGCAGCCGCAGAAGCTCTACTACAACCAGGGCTTCAACCGCCAGCGCACGCAGGCGCTGCACGACGCCCTGCTCGAGCGCGGCATGGAGTCCCCCTACGGGGAGTGGCTGGAGCGCTGGCACACGATGGGGCGTGAGCGCCACCTGACCACGTTCGTGCCCTGCGGCGACTTCTTCGAGATCCGCGACAAGGCGCTGATCGCACACGCCACGCAGATCGACCCGGACGGCGGCTGGTTCCGCGTGCCGCTGGACCTCCAGCGCGAGGTCTGGCCCACGGAGGAGTACGAGCTGGCGAAGTCTCTCGTCGGCACGTCCCTCCCCGAGGACGACCTCTTCGCGGGCATCCGCAACAATTGA
- a CDS encoding ABC transporter permease, translating into MSVVGSAASREAALRVHGGIGRSVRDSLVVAKRNLIRMARIPEVVIFGLIQPIMFVVLFSYVFGGSIAVGGSTDPDTYRQFLMAGIFAQTVTFATAGAGAGIADDMHKGLIDRFRSLPMARGAVLTGRTLADLVQTALTLVVLAIVAVIVGWRVYNGIPKALAGFALLLLLGYAFSWIGALIGLSVRTPEAATSGGLIWLFPLTFISNAFVPADNMPTVLRVIAEWNPFSATVQAARQLFGNLPEGYPVPDAWPMQHPVWASLIWSVLIIALFRTLSVRKFRSATA; encoded by the coding sequence ATGAGCGTCGTCGGAAGCGCCGCCTCCAGGGAGGCGGCCCTGCGGGTGCATGGCGGCATCGGCCGCTCCGTGCGCGACTCCCTGGTCGTCGCCAAGCGCAACCTGATTCGCATGGCGCGCATCCCCGAAGTGGTCATTTTCGGGCTTATTCAGCCGATTATGTTTGTGGTGCTGTTCAGTTACGTCTTCGGCGGCTCCATCGCCGTCGGCGGCAGCACGGACCCGGACACCTACCGGCAGTTCCTGATGGCGGGCATCTTCGCCCAGACCGTCACGTTCGCCACCGCCGGCGCCGGGGCGGGCATCGCCGACGACATGCACAAGGGGCTCATCGACCGCTTCCGGTCCCTGCCCATGGCCCGCGGGGCCGTCCTCACCGGCCGTACGCTCGCCGACCTCGTCCAGACCGCGCTCACGCTCGTCGTGCTCGCGATCGTCGCCGTGATCGTCGGGTGGCGGGTCTACAACGGCATCCCCAAGGCCCTCGCGGGCTTCGCCCTGCTGCTCCTGCTCGGCTACGCCTTCTCCTGGATCGGCGCGCTGATCGGGCTGTCGGTGCGCACCCCGGAGGCGGCCACCTCGGGCGGGCTGATCTGGCTCTTCCCGCTCACCTTCATCTCCAACGCCTTCGTGCCCGCCGACAACATGCCGACGGTGCTGCGCGTCATCGCCGAGTGGAACCCCTTCAGCGCCACGGTGCAGGCCGCCCGGCAGCTCTTCGGCAATCTGCCGGAGGGCTATCCGGTGCCGGACGCCTGGCCGATGCAGCACCCGGTGTGGGCGTCGCTGATCTGGTCGGTGCTGATCATCGCGCTGTTCCGGACGCTGTCGGTACGGAAGTTCCGGTCGGCGACGGCCTGA
- a CDS encoding class I SAM-dependent methyltransferase, translating to MPMNLIHRRLCSSDRWARAIRDELLPWALEDVPLGTDCLEIGPGYGATTRVLVREVEKLSVVEADAEYAARLRLLFGERVDVVYGDGADIPFPEARFDSVACFTMLHHVPSLTEQDRLFAEAHRVLRPGGVFTGCDALSSRGFRLIHLGDTCVPVPPETLEARLRMAGFAECTVTVGKGSFRFVARRGRAEG from the coding sequence ATGCCGATGAACCTCATCCACCGCCGCCTCTGCTCCTCCGACCGCTGGGCCCGCGCGATCCGGGACGAACTCCTGCCCTGGGCACTGGAGGACGTCCCGCTGGGCACCGACTGCCTGGAGATCGGGCCGGGTTACGGGGCCACGACGCGCGTACTGGTGCGCGAGGTCGAGAAGCTGAGCGTGGTCGAGGCGGACGCGGAGTACGCGGCGCGGCTGCGGCTGCTCTTCGGGGAGCGGGTGGACGTCGTGTACGGCGACGGCGCCGACATCCCCTTCCCGGAGGCCCGGTTCGACTCGGTCGCCTGCTTCACGATGCTCCACCACGTACCGTCCCTCACCGAACAGGACCGCCTCTTCGCCGAAGCCCACCGGGTCCTCCGCCCCGGCGGCGTCTTCACCGGCTGCGACGCCCTGAGCAGCCGCGGCTTCCGCCTGATCCACCTCGGCGACACGTGCGTACCGGTCCCACCGGAAACCCTGGAGGCCCGGCTGCGGATGGCGGGCTTCGCGGAGTGCACGGTGACGGTGGGGAAGGGGAGTTTCCGCTTTGTGGCCCGGCGGGGGCGGGCCGAGGGATGA
- a CDS encoding DUF4307 domain-containing protein, translated as MAAAREGLPDGRYGRSADARADRKLKIVGAVLGAGLLGVIAWSGVHYITKSDVTGQLLRSKPVSDDRVEAVIEVRKDKDSTAVCTLRSLGADGAEVGRKDVTLDRREDHFTETVVLRTTAHAAATDLEGCRSVAGR; from the coding sequence ATGGCTGCGGCACGCGAGGGCCTGCCCGACGGTCGCTACGGCCGCTCGGCGGACGCCCGCGCCGACCGCAAGCTCAAGATCGTCGGCGCGGTGCTGGGCGCGGGCCTGCTCGGCGTCATCGCCTGGTCCGGTGTGCACTACATCACCAAGTCCGACGTGACCGGACAGCTCCTCCGCTCGAAGCCCGTGTCGGACGACAGGGTGGAGGCGGTCATCGAGGTCCGCAAGGACAAGGACAGCACCGCGGTGTGCACCCTGCGCTCCCTGGGCGCGGACGGCGCCGAGGTCGGCCGCAAGGACGTCACGCTGGACCGCCGCGAGGACCACTTCACCGAGACGGTCGTCCTGCGCACCACGGCGCACGCGGCCGCCACCGACCTCGAGGGCTGCCGCAGCGTAGCCGGCCGCTGA